The genomic segment ATCTGGCCGCCCAGGCCGTGGACGTGAAGGGCGTCAAGGTGGTGGCGGCCGCCATCGACGGCGCCGGCGCGCCAGCCCTGCGGGAGGCGGTCGACAGGCTGAAGGGGAAGCTGAAGAGCGCCGTCGTGGTGCTGGGCTCGGTGGAGGGTCAGAAGGTGACGCTCATTGCCGGCGTCACCAGCGACCTCACGGGCAAGGTGAGCGCCGGGGAGCTGGTGAACTACGTGGCGGGCCAGGTGGGCGGAAGAGGGGGGGGCAGGCCGGACCTGGCTCAAGCCGGGGGCAGCGACCCGGCCAAGCTGCCTACGGCGTTAAAGGGGGTGGCTTCGTGGGTGCGAGAGCGGCTTTACAAGTGAGGTCCGGCCTGTTCGGCCGCGCCCGCGCCGGCGCTTGCGCGATACCGTGGCGCGGCCGATGGCCGTCTCTGGTCCAAGCCGGGGGCAACGATCCAGCGAAACTGCCTTCGGCACTGAAGGCGGTGACCGCGTGGATTGAGGAGCGGCTCTAGAGAATGAGGTCCGGCCTGGTTCGGCCGCGCCGGCGGCTCGCGCGGCTCTGGGTAAGGTAAGGCTCCATGGGCCGCAAAATGAAAGGATGGAACTGAATGGCAGATACGCCTTCCACGACCAAGACTTTCCGGCGCCCGGAGGTGACCGTCGAGGCGCTCAATCGGCGCAGCCCCGGCCGTCTGCCTGGCCTGGTGGGCATGGAGGTGCTGCAGGTGGAAGAAGGCCGGCTGGAAGCGCGGCTGTCAGTGCGGCCGGAGCTCATGGCCACCAATGGCTTTTTGCATGCAGCCACCGTGGTCGCGTTGGCCGACACCTCTTGCGGCTATGCGACGCTCGCCCATCTGCCGGAGGGCGCTTCCGGCTTCACCACGATCGAGCTCAAGATCAACCTGCTGGGCACCGTGCGGGAAGGCGGCATCCGGTCGGTAGCGCAAGCCCAGCACTTGGGCAGAAGCACCCAAGTCTGGGATGCGGTGGTGACCGACGAGACGACCGGCCGCAAGATCGCCCTCTTCCGTTGCACCGAGATGATTCTCTACAAGAGCTAGCAGGCCGGCGCGCGCGATGGGGGAGCTGGCCTCATGGACTGATTACACCCGGTTCCTGGTCACCCTCACCGCTGTCCTCGATCCGTTCTTTATCGTCCCGTTCTTTCTCGCCTTCACGGCGGACTGGAACCCCCGCGAGCGTCGGCGTCTCGCCCATGTGATCACGCTTACCGTCGCGGCGGTGCTCATCGGCTTCGCGGTGGCAGGCGAGACGATGCTCAGATTTCTCGGCGGCAGCCTCGCTTCCTTCCGGGTGGGGGGAGGGCTCGTGCTGCTGCTGATGGCGCTCGCCATGCTGAACGCCGAGCCCGGCGGCCTGCGCCAGTCGCGGAAGGAAGCCCTCGAATTTGAGGCTCACGCAACCGGAGGCGTGGTTCCCCTTGCCGTGCCCCTTCTCGCCGGGCCCGGCGCCATCAGCACGGTCATCATCGCGGTGGAGCAAGGGGGGCTCGCGCATAAGCTGGCCATCCTAGGCTGCATCCTGGCGGTGTGCGTCCTGCTCTGGATCGTGCTAAGGCTCGCCGCGCCCATCGGCAACCGGCTGGGAACCACCGGCCTCAACGTGGCCACCCGCCTGCTAGGGCTGCTCCTGACCGCCATTGCCGTGGAAACCATGGCAGTGGGCTTGAAGGAGCTGTTTCCAGGGCTGGAAGGATGAGAGGAAAAAGAGAGGGAGGATGATTGAAAGTTCTCATCGCGCCTGACTCCCTTACTGCTCAGAACGGTAGCTGAGCGTCAGGTTTCGCTTCCAGGATAACGCGGCGGAATTCCTCCTGGATTCTTTTCAGCGCAGGCTCGTTGTCGGCCTCGAAGCGCAGCACCACTACGGGCGTCGTGTTGGAGGAGCGCGCGAGCCCGAAGCCGTCCCTGTACTCGACGCGCAGGCCATCGATGGTGATGACCTGCTCGGCGCCGGGGAATCGGGCGGTGCCCTGGAGCTTTTCGATCAGCGCGTAGTTCTCACCTTCCTGGAGCTTGATCTGTAGCTCCGGCGTGGAGACTGCGTCGGGGATGGCGTGGAGCGTCCCCGTCACGTCCTTCTGCCGGGACAGGTATTCCAGCAGCCGCGCGCCCGCGTAGAGCCCATCGTCGAAGCCGTACCAGCGCTCCTTGAAGAAGATGTGGCCGCTCATCTCGCCGGCGAGAAGCGCTCCCGTCTCCCGCATCTTGGCCTTGATGAACGAGTGGCCGGTTTTGCACATGACCGGCCGGCCGCCATGGCGCTCGATCCAAGGCGCCAGGTTGCGGGTCGACTTCACATCGAAGATGACCTGGGCGCCCGGATTGCGCGAGAGCACATCGGCGGCAAACAGCATCAATTGGCGGTCGGGATAGATGATCCGACCGTCCTTGGTGACCACGCCCAGCCGGTCCCCGTCGCCGTCGAAGGCGAGCCCCAGTTCCGCGTCGCTGGTGGCAAGCACCCGCCTCAGGTCCTCCAGGTTTTCCGGCACCGACGGATCGGGATGGTGGTTCGGGAAGGCGCCGTCCACCTCGCAGAAAAGCTCGACCACCTCGCAGCCGAGCCGTCGGTAGAGCTCGGGGGCAAAGGCGCCTGCCACGCCGTTGCCGCAGTCCACGGCGATCTTCATCTTGCGCGCGAGCTTCACGTCTCCGGTGATGCGGTTGAAGTAGGCCTCGCGGATGTCGTGGGTGCGGTAGCTGCCGTTGCCAGTTGCGAGGTTTCCTCTCTCCAGTCTCACCCGCAATGCCTGGATCGCTTCCCCGGCCAGCGTCTCGCCGTCCAGCACGATCTTGAGACCGTTGTAGTCCGGCGGGTTGTGGCTGCCTGTCAGCATGACGCCGGAATGGGTCTTGAGCTCATAGGTGGCGAAGTAGAGAACCGGTGTGGCCACTTGGCCCACGTCGATCACTTCCACGCCGCTCCGCATGAGCCCTTTGGCCAACGCCCGGGCGAGATCGGGCCCGGACAGCCGCCCGTCGCGGCCGATCACCACCGCCGTCCGGCCGCGGGCGCGGGCTTCCGAGCCGATGGCCTGGCCAATGCCCTCCACGATGGCGGGCGTCAGCGTCTTTCCGACGATGCCGCGCACGTCGTAGGCCTTGAAGATTTCCCTCGGGTAATCGGTCACCGGCGTCACAGCATTTCTCCTCGCAGTGGTTTATTCGTCCGATGTTACCGCAATTGTCCTGCGGCCTTGGACGGGTTCGGGCAGATGGCCAGAGAAAAAGCTCAGCAGTCGCCGCGGCAGCCATTGCAGGTGGCCCGGAAACGGACCGGAGACGAATCCCGCGTGTCCGCCCGCGGGCGACACCTCGAGGGTGACGGCGGAGGAGACTTCTGGCGGACGAGGCAACGCCGATTCGGGCAGGAACGGGTCGTTGCGGGCGTGGACGATCAGCGTTGGCACGGCGATGCCGGTCAGATGAGGCTTGCAACTCGCCCGTGCCCAGTAGTCATCGGCGTCCCGGAAGCCGTGTAGCGGCGCCGTCACCACGTCGTCGAAAGCGTGCAGCGTGCGCGCTTGCTTGACGAGGGAGGCGGGATAGAGCCCGGGAAAGCGTTCCAACTTGGCAAGGCTTTTGCGCTTGAGCCGGCGCAGGAAATAGCGGGTGTAGATGCGGTTGAACCCCCGCTCCAGTTGGCGCCCGGCCGCAGTGAGGTCGAACGGCACCGACACGGCGGCGGCGGCGTCGAGCGCTCGGCGGGCATGGTGGCCCTGCTCGCCCAGCCACTTCAGGAGCGCATTGCCTCCCAGGGACACGCCCACGGCGAACAGCGGCGTATCCGGCTCTTGCGTCTTCAGCCGGTTCAACACCCACGCCACGTGTTCCGTATCTCCTGAATGGTAGGCCCGTGGGAGACGATTCAGCTCGCCGCCACAGCCGCGGAAATGGGCCACCAGTCCACGCCAACCCCACCCCTTCACCTCGTGCATGAGGGCAAGGGCGTAATGGCTGCGGGAGCACCCTTCCAGGCCGTGGAATAGCACGAGCCGGGGGCCGCTGCCAGGGGTGTCGAGCCAGTCCACAGCCACGACGTCCCCGTCGGGCGTGTCCCAATGGCTGCGCTTGAGCCGCACCGAAGGCTTGGGGCATAGGGTCGCTGCGTAAATGGTCTGCAAATGCCCGCCCGGCAGCCAGGGCGGCGGCCGATAAGGGGCGGGAGGGATCAGCGATCGGCTCATGGCCGCTTTCGGGCGGCAGGCAATCAGTGGAGTACGGTGGCCACCGGCTCGTCGTCGGGCGGCGCCTGGCCGGAGCCGGGCGAGGCATGGTGCAGCACCATGCGCCAGCCCCCGGAGGTGAGGACGTACACGTTGGTGGCGATCACCAGTCCCAGCCGTTCCCCGGGGGCGTGGATGTTCTCGTGCACCGCGTGCACCGCCACCAGCGCGCCGCGCCAAATCTGGCGGTGGCTGACCCTGAACCGAAGGGACGGCCCGTGAGAGAAGATGCGCCGCCAGCTCTCACGCACCTCTTCCAGCCCGTCGATGCGCTGGCCGCCGGGATGGACGCAGGCCACCTCTTCGTCCTCGGCCCACACTTCCATCATGGCCTCCAAGTCCGCGCGCTCGAAGGCTTCGTAGAACGCCCTTTCCGCTTCATCGGAATTGGCAAAGCGCCAGCTCACGATTCACCTCCCTCGCCCAGGCGCGCGACCTCGTCCAGCACCCGCGCCGGCGTGAGATCTATCATGCAACGGAAATGGCCCAGGGGGCAGACCCGCTCGAAGCACGGACTGCAGGGCAAATCCAGGCGAACGACGCGGGCGCGCCGGGACAGCGGCGGCGTGAAGCGGGGGCTCGACGAGCCGAACAACGCCACCACGGGACGGCCTAAGGCGGCGGCCACATGCATGAGACCCGAGTCGTTGGTGACTACCAGGGAGGCCAGCGAGACCACGTCGATTGCCTCGTCCAGCGAGGTCTTTCCGCACAGGTTAAGGGGAATGTGTTCTGCGGCGGCGACAATCTCCTCGGCGATCTCCCGATCCTTCGCCGAGCCCACGAGCCAGACCCGGAAGTGCTGGCCGGCCAACGCCCGGGCGAGCGCCGCGAAGTGAGCCGCAGGCCAGCGTTTCGCCGGTCCGTATTCGGCGCCGGGGCAAAACACCGCAATGGGCCCGCTGTCCTCGAGCCCCAGCCGGGTGAGCGTCGCCTGGCGCCGCGCCGGGTCTACCGTCAGGCGCGGTTCGGGAACGGGGCGGGGCAGCGGCGCGCCCCGCCGCTCGGCGAGCAGCGCGTACCGTTCCACCATCAGCGGATACTCGATCTTGTTGAGGGAGCGGACGTCGTTGAGCAGCCCGTAGCGGGCTTCTCCAACGAAGCCGGTGCGCACGGGAATGCGCGCGAAGAACGGCGCCAGAGCCGATTTGAGCGAGTTGGGCAGCACCACGGCCTGATCGTATCGGGCGCGGGCCAGCTGGCGACCCAAGCGAAACCGGTCCAGAAGCTTGAGCTCGCCGTGGGCGAAAGGGTTTTCGATCACGGCATTCACTTCCGGCATGCGCTTGAACAACGTCGCCGACCACGCCGGGGCGAGGACATCGATCTCCGGGGCTTCCGGACGGGCCTTGAGCCGCGCGAGCAGCGGTTGGGCCATCACGCAGTCGCCCACCCAGGAAGGGGCTACGACGAGAATCCTGGGCACGGTCTTGGTCGCAAACCGCGGGGGCACAGAGAGCGCAGAGAAAAGACGAACCGCTCATACCGCAGCGTATTCCCAGAATGCCGACGAAAGCGATCAATCATTCCTGCATCCGTCGCGTCTGCTGGGTGGCTCGAATGTTTTTCTTCGCGTCTTCTTCCGTTAGGGCGCAGAAGCCCCCTTCTAATGCCGCCCGGGGGCCGGGCCACCCTTGAGCTTATAGAGCGTCCCGCAGTAAGGGCACAGCGATTCGCCGGTCTTCTCGATCGGCAGGAACACCCGGGGATGGGCATTCCACAGCTTCTGGGACGGCATCGGGCAGTGCAATGGCAAGTCGGAGGCCGTCACTTCGATCACCCGCTGCCTGTTTTCGGTCTTGTTCTCTTCCATAGCGATCACGCCACCGTCAGACGAAGCTCAGCCAGCCCAGGTGCTTTTCGGACCGGCCGTTCACCACGTCGAAGAACATCGATTGCAGCTTGGCGGTTACCGGACCGCGGGTGCCGGCGCCGATACGGCGGTTGTCCAGCTCCCGGATGGGGGTCACTTCGGCCGCGGTGCCGGTGAAGAACGCCTCGTCGGCGATGTAGACCTCGTCCCGGGTGATGCGCTTTTCGACGACGGTCAGACCCGCTTCGCGGGCAAGCTGGATCACGGTGTCCCGCGTGATGCCCTCCAGGGCGGAAGTCAAGTCCGGCGTGTAGATCACGCCGTTGCGTACGATGAAAATGTTCTCGCCGGAGCCTTCGGCCACGTAACCGTCCACGTCCAGGAGCAGCGCTTCGTCGTAGCCGTCGTTGGTGGCTTCCTGATTGGCGAGGATGGAGTTGGAATAGCTCCCTACCGCCTTGGCCTTGCACATGGTCACATTGACGTGGTGCCGGCAGAAGGACGAGGTCTTCACGCGGATGCCTTTTTCCAAGCCCTCCGCGCCCAGATAGGCGCCCCACGGCCAGGCGGCGATGGCCACGTGCACGGAGATGGTCTTGGCCGAGATGCCCAGCGCCTCGGCGCCGTAGAAGGCGATGGGCCGCACGTAGCACGACTCCAGCCGGTTGGCCCGCACCACCTCCTTTTGCGCCTCCAAGAGGGTCTGCCGGTCGTAGGGAATCTTCATGCCGAAGATATGGGCCGAGCGGTAGAGGCGGTCGGTATGCTCCTCGAGCCGGAAGATCGCCGTTCCCCGCGCGGTCTTGTAGGCCCTTAAGCCCTCGAATACGCCCATTCCATAGTGCAGGGTGTGGGTGCAGACGTGGGTGGTGGCCTCGCGCCATGGCACGAGCTTGCCGTCGTACCAGATGAGACCATCGCGGTCGGCTAATGACATAAAGCTGCTCCAGCCCTTCGAAAAGCCGACATTCTACTGCAAAAACCTGACGCGCATGCCCGAGCGGGCCGGCGGGAAGAGGCCGCTGCGCACGCACGGCTCAAGGCGCAGGAGAGGCGCTGTTTCCTTTTTAATCCTCCCCGAACACGGTGCGCCACAGTTTGCGTACCGCAGCCACCGCTGCCGCCACTTCCGCCAGGGGAACGCGGGCGTACTGGGCCCCGTTCAGCCGCAGGTGATGCTGGCGGCGGCGAAACTCCCGATAGCCTTGGCGCACCTGCTCGGCGAGGTCCTCGGGGATGAGCGACAGGGCCGCCGCCAGGTGGAGCAGGGCCAGGTTGCCGATGTTGGCGGTCAACTCCGGATGGGCGTGGGAGTAACCGAGCACCAGGTACTGGACCACGAACTCCACGTCGATGATACCGCCCCGATCGTGCTTTAAGTCGAACAGCCCGCTCCTGTTGGGATGGGCGTCCAGCATTTTCTGCCGCATGGCCGTGATCTCGCGCCTGAGGGCCGCCAGCTCCCGGCGCTGGCCCAGCACTTGTCTGCGGATGCGCTCAAACGCTTCTCCCACGGCCTGGTCCCCGGTCACGAAGCGGGCCCGGGTGAGGGCCTGGTGTTCCCACACCCAAGCCTTTTCCCGCTGGTATGTGGAAAACGCCTCCAATGAGGAGACGAGGAGCCCGCTCGCGCCGTCGGGCCGCAGCCTCAGATCGGTGTCGTAGAGCACGCCGGCGGGCGTGTAGCTGGTGAGCCAAGTGTTGATGCGCTGGGCAAGCTTCGCGTAGACCTCGGGCGCGGCCGGGTCGGGGTCGTCGTAAAGGAAGATCAGATCCAGGTCGGAGGCGTAGCCCAATTCTTTTCCGCCGAGCTTTCCGTAGCCGATGATGGCGAAACGGGGCTGCTCGCGGTGGCGGCCCTTGAGCCCCGCCCAGACGAGCCGCAGCACTTGGGTGAGGATCAGATCCGCCAGCGCCGTGAGGTGGTCGGCCAGGGCTTCCACAGGCAGTAGTCCCTCCAAGTCCTTCGCCAGGAGCCGGAACACCATGGCGTGGCGGAAGTGGCGTAGCGCGTCCATCTGCCGCTCCGTGTCGCCCTCGGCATCGTCCAGCAGCTGGCGAAGCTGCTGCGCCGCCTGGTGCCAATCGGGCACGCTGTAGAGTTCCCGCGCATCCAGCAGCTCGTCGAGCACGATGGGGTGCCGGGTGAGGTAGTCGCACGCCCAGCGACTCGAGCTGGCCACTTTGGCCACCCGCTCCAGCGCCTGGGGATACTCGTTGAGCAGTGCCAAATAGGCCGCCCGGCGGCTGATCGCCTCCAGGAGGTTGAGCAGCCCCTCCAGGGTGGCGTCTGGATTGGGCTGGCGCGCTGCTGAGGAGATCACGGCCGGCACCAGGGCGTCGAGCGCTTTCTGGCTGGTGCGGGACAGGCTTTGATAGCGGGGCCCGCTGCGGAAGCGGGCGAGCCGCTCGCAGATCGATTGGGCGTCGCGGTAGCCCAGCCCGGCAAGGCAGGCCGTCGCCTGCTCGTGGGAGAGGCGGCCTTCCCATAGGGCGCCGAGCGGGGTCTCGGTGTTCGCCGGCTGCGGGCCGGCGAACACCTGCTCGAAGTGGCGGGTCACGGTGGCCCGACACTGGCTGAGCGCCTCGTGGAACGAGGGCCAGTCAGCGAAGCCCATGCTCTCGGCCACCAGCGCCCGATCGCCAGCGCCCTCGGGCAGCGACTGGGTCTGCTGATCGTCCAGATACTGCAGCCGGTGCTCCAGGTTGCGCAGGAAGACGTACGCTTGCGCAAGCTCCGCCACCGTGGCTGGCGGCAGGAGGTTCATCTCGCCCAAGTGGCGCAGCACCGTGAGGGTCGGGCGCGCCCGCAGCCTCGGCACGTGGCCGCCTCGGATGAGCTGGAATACCTGGGCGATGAACTCGATTTCGCGGATGCCGCCTGGGCCCAGCTTGATGTTGTCCATGAGCTCCCGGCGCTTGACTTCCTGGCGGATCTGGGCGTGGAGGCTGCGCATGGACGCGTAGGCGCCAAAGTCCAGGTATTTCCGGAACACGAAAGGGCGTACCAGGCTTTCCAGCTCGCGCCATCGGCTGCCGCACACGACGCGGGCCTTGATCCATGCGTAGCGCTCCCACTCGCGCCCCTGGGTAACCAGGTAATGCTCGAGGCTCGCGAAGCTCACCACCAAGGGCCCGCTGTCGCCGAAGGGCCGCAGCCGCAGGTCCACCCGGAACACGAAGCCTTCGGGCGTGAAATCGTGGAGGGCGCCGGCGAGTCTCTGTCCCAGCCGGGTGAAAAATTCGTGGTTGCTGATGGACTTCGCGCCGTCGGTCTCCCCTTCTTCCGGGTAGACGAGGACGAGGTCCACGTCGGAGGAGACGTTGAGCTCCCCGCCGCCCAACTTGCCCATGCCGACGACCAGCAGGTCTTGGGGGTCGCCGCTGTCGCGCCCGATAGGGCGGCCGTGGCGCTGGACGAGCCAGTCGTGATGGGCGTCCCGCGCCCGCGCAATGGCCAGGTCGGCCAGGGCTGTCATGGTGGCGGTGACCTCTTCCAAAGAAGCCAGCCCGCCCAGGTCCCGGGCGATGACCCGCAGCATCACCCGGCGGCGCAGCTGCCGCAGCGCCGAGGCAAGCTGCTCGGGGTCGCTGGCGGGCTGGGCGTCGAGAAAGGCTTGCATGGCCTCGGCGGTGTAGGGTTGCTCGAGCTGGGTTGAGAGCTCTTCGCCGAGCCGGGGGTCAGCGCTGAGCAGCCGGTCGGCGTAGCGGCTGAAGCGCCGCAGGCGGTCAATGAGCCCGGCGCTGTCGGCGGAAACGGCGTTTTCGGCGCGCATGGCGGGAAGTGGGTTAAACTGCAGATTCTAATTGCCGGGGCATCGGCGGGCCAAAGCGCGTCGCTGCGCCACCCCGGGATGAACGCCTTGAGCAAGCGCTCTGAAACCCGATCGGCTGCAGGGCACGGCCTGCGCTTTACCGTTCGCGCAGCGTTCTTGGCTGCGATGGCCACGCTCATCCTGGCTGCCGTCGCCGTCATTGTGCTGCGCGACAGGGTGCTTCCCAACGCGGATAGCTTCCGCGGTTACGTGACCCAATACGTGGAGCGGAGCCTCGGGCTGTCGATGACGCTGGGCCGCCTGGAGGCGGGCTGGCATGGCCTGCGGCCGCAGTTGCGGCTGTTCGACGTCCAAGTGCTGGACCGGGATGGGCAGCCGGCCCTCGCCCTCAAGCGAGTCGAGGCCATTTTCTCATGGTACTCGTTGCTGCACCGGGACATCCGCCTGCACCTGCTGGAGGCCGAGGCGCCGGTGGTCCATGTCCGGCGGGATTCCGAAGGCCGGTGGTGGGTGGCAGGGCTTCCCCTGGACCGGTCCCCGCTGAAGGCGGAGGGGGTCCTCGGCGGCTGGCTTTTGCGCCAGCGGGCCGTGCTCGTTCACGGCGCTTCGGTGGTATGGGAGGATGCGCTGCGGGGTGCGCCACCGCTTGAGCTTTCCCGCGTGGAGTTGCGCCTGGAAAACCTGCACGGCCGGCATCGTTTTGGGCTGCGCGCCTCGGCGCCGCCGGCGTTGGGCGGCCGCTTGGACGTGCGCGGCGACCTGGCCGCGGGAAACGGCGTGGATCTGGAAGGCTGGAGCGGCGAGCTGTACGCCGCCCTGGAGGATGTGGACGCGGATGCCTGGCGCCCGTGGGTGTGGCTTCCTGAGGGCTGGCGGGCCGGGACCGGCGCGGTGCGGGCCTGGATCACGCTGCAGGGGGGGTGGGCAGTGGCAGGGGTGGCTGACGTCCGGCTGGCCAATGTGGCGGTGCGGCTCGCCCCCGAACTGCCGGTGCTGGACCTGGTGGCTGTCGGCGGTCGCCTCGGCTGGAGGAAGGACAAGACTGCGTACGAATTCTTCACCCGCCGGTTAAGCCTTGCGACCCGCGATGGTCTGCGCCTTTCTCCCACCGATTTCCGCTTCCGGCGCGCCGGCGAGGGGGAGAGCGCCCGTACGGAGCTCGCTGCCAACGTGCTGGACCTGGGCGTGTTGGCGGCCTTGTCGCGCTACCTTCCCTTGGCGGCGCAGACGCGGGAGCGGCTGGAGGCCCTCTCGCCTCGGGGAAGGCTTGCGGACCTGGACGCCTCGTGGCAGGGCAGCTTGGCCGCTTTGACGGATTACCGGGTGCGGGCGCGGTTCGAGGGCCTTGCGCTGGATCCCTACGGCCTGGCGCCCGGTTTTCGCGGTTTGAGTGGGACGCTGGAGGGCACCGAGGAAAAGGGCACGTTTACCCTTTCCGGCAAAGGCGCGGTGCTGGAGCTTCCCCGCGTATTCGTCCAGCCCCTCGTCTTCGACCGCTTCTCGGTCCAGGGCGGATGGGCGAAGCGCGAATCGGGAACCGAGATCTCCCTGCGTCGGCTGTCTTTCGCCAATGCCGACCTGGAGGGTACCGCTTCGGGCAAGTACTGGACCGAGGCCAGAGGTCCCGGCCGTATCGATCTCACGGGCCGCCTCAGTCGTGCCGACGCCCGGCGCATCTATGCCTACCTGCCCCAGGTCGTGAACGAAGAGGTGCGGGCGTGGCTGAAGAGCGCTCTCCTTTCCGGCCGGGCGGCAGAGGTGCGGCTCACGCTCAAAGGGGCGCTCGAGCATTTCCCCTTCACGGACGAGCGCCAAGGCCAGTTCCTGGTGACCGCCAAGGCTACGGGCGTGGACCTGCGCTACGCCGAGGGCTGGCCCAGCCTCGAGGGAATCGAAGCCGAGCTGGCATTCCGGGGAGCGAAGATGGAAATCACCGCCACCCGCGGCGCCATCCTGGGCGCGCGGCTCACGCGCGTTCACGCGGTGATTCCCGACCTGGGCGCGGCCGAGCCCCACCTTCGGGTGAGCGGCGAGGCGCAAGGGGAGACGAACGCGTTTTTGCGCTTCCTCGACGAAAGCCCCCTGGGCAGCCGCATCGGCGGTTTCACCCGCGGCATGGAAGCCACGGGCGGCGGTCAGCTCGCCCTCAAGCTGGACGTGCCCCTGGGCCACAGCGGCGAGGCCAAGCTGGAAGGGGTTTACGAGTTCCATGCGAACCGCGTCGCGTTTCTCGCGGGCGCGCCCCCGCTGGAGCAGGTGACCGGAACCCTGCGCTTCACGGACCGGGAAGTGCGCTCGAACGGGATCAGCGCCCGCTTCCTCGGGGGACCGGTGCGCATCTCCGTCTCGACCGAGGCAGAGGAGGTCCGCCTGACCGCTAGCGGGCGCGTGGCGCTGGAGAGCGGGCCGGCGAGCGGCGCTGCGGCCTGGACCCGCTTTCTCTCCGGCTCCACCGAGTGGCGGTTCACTCAAGTCGTGCGCCGCGACGCCACCGAAGAGACGCTGGAGTCGTCCCTCGCCGGGTTGGCGCTCGCCTTGCCCGCGCCCCTGTCAAAAGTCGCGGAGGAACCGCTTGCCTTTCGGATGGAGCGGCGAAAAGCCGGCCCCGGTTTATCGCGCCTCACGCTTTCCCTGGGCGACCGAGCTTCCGCCCAGTTTCTGCTCAGGCGCACTTCGGACGCCATCTCCGTGGAGCGCGGCGCCATCGTGCTCGGCGCCCCCACCGCCAAGGCGGAGCGCGAGGGCCTGTGGATCACGGGCAAGGCGCCGGTCCTGGACGCAGACCGCTGGCTGGAGCTGCTTCCGAAAAAGGGCGAAAGCGCAGACCTGGGCCTCGCCGGCATCGATCTCAAGGTCGGACGCCTGTTTGCTTTCAACCGCCTGTTCCGGGAGGTGGAGATCGCGGGCGAAAATCGCCAGGGTGCATTGAGGCTGAGGCTGGCCGGCCGTGAAATCGCGGGGGAGGTGGCGTGGGAAGGCGCCGGCCCCGGCATGCTCACGGCGCGCCTGGCCAGGCTCACCCTTCCCTCCGACGAGACGCTGGAACGGGAAGACGACCAAGCGCCGCCCAAGGAGCACGATCTTCCCGGCCTCGACATCGTGGCTGACAGCTTCACCGTCAAGGACGTGCCTTACGGCCGGCTGGAACTCCTGGCGCAGCCCGAGGGCAACCTGTGGCGCATCGCGAAACTGCAGCTTCGGCATTCAGACAGCGTTCTCACGGCCTCCGGGCAGTGGCAGCGGCAGCCGAATTTTCCCCGCACTCGGCTGCATGTGGAGCTGGAGGTGGCTGATCTCGGGCGATTCGTCGCCCGCCTCAAGATGGGCGAAGGCCTGCGCGGCGGCAAAGGCAGCGTGAGAGGAACGTTGGAGTGGACCGGCGTTCCCTACAGCGTGGACTATCCGACGCTGTCCGGCAGCCTCACGCTGGGGTTCCAGGATGGCCAGTTCCTCGAGGCCGAGCCGGGCGTGGCGAAACTTCTCGGCATCCTGAGCCTGCAAGCCCTGCCGCGGCGCATTGCGCTCGACTTCACGGACGTCTTCAGCAAGGGTTTCGCATTCGAGGAGATGCGGGGCGAGGTGCGCTTGGCCCGAGGCGTGGCGCGCACCGAGGAGCTGGCCATCGACGGCGCCTCCGCCAAGGTGGTGATGAAGGGCGAAGTGGATCTTGCCCACGAGACGCAGAACTTGCGGGTGAAGGTCATGCCGTCCTTGGCCGAGACGGCGGCGCTTGCTACCGGCGTGGTGGGCGGACCCGTGGCGGGATTGGCGACGTTCGCCCTTTCCAAGGTGCTCAATGACCCTTTCGATCAGATAGCGGCCTTTGAATACGATATCGCTGGAACCTGGGGGGATCCCAAGGTGACCAAGATTCCCAGAGGCACGAAAAGTGCGCCTCCAGGAGTAGGTCCGCCATGACAAGGAGCCCATCACGACAGACGCTCGGCCTGGTGGCGTGGCGTTCCCGGGCGGAGGACGGTGCCGATGAGGGCTGACCCCGGCGCGGCTTTGACCGCCCACGCCACGGCCACGGGCGGGCAGCGTCCGGCGTTCCGCGTGGCCGCTGTGCAGATGGTTTCGGGTCCCGACGTGGAGGCGAATCT from the Pelomicrobium methylotrophicum genome contains:
- a CDS encoding branched-chain amino acid transaminase, yielding MSLADRDGLIWYDGKLVPWREATTHVCTHTLHYGMGVFEGLRAYKTARGTAIFRLEEHTDRLYRSAHIFGMKIPYDRQTLLEAQKEVVRANRLESCYVRPIAFYGAEALGISAKTISVHVAIAAWPWGAYLGAEGLEKGIRVKTSSFCRHHVNVTMCKAKAVGSYSNSILANQEATNDGYDEALLLDVDGYVAEGSGENIFIVRNGVIYTPDLTSALEGITRDTVIQLAREAGLTVVEKRITRDEVYIADEAFFTGTAAEVTPIRELDNRRIGAGTRGPVTAKLQSMFFDVVNGRSEKHLGWLSFV
- the glnE gene encoding bifunctional [glutamate--ammonia ligase]-adenylyl-L-tyrosine phosphorylase/[glutamate--ammonia-ligase] adenylyltransferase, with protein sequence MRAENAVSADSAGLIDRLRRFSRYADRLLSADPRLGEELSTQLEQPYTAEAMQAFLDAQPASDPEQLASALRQLRRRVMLRVIARDLGGLASLEEVTATMTALADLAIARARDAHHDWLVQRHGRPIGRDSGDPQDLLVVGMGKLGGGELNVSSDVDLVLVYPEEGETDGAKSISNHEFFTRLGQRLAGALHDFTPEGFVFRVDLRLRPFGDSGPLVVSFASLEHYLVTQGREWERYAWIKARVVCGSRWRELESLVRPFVFRKYLDFGAYASMRSLHAQIRQEVKRRELMDNIKLGPGGIREIEFIAQVFQLIRGGHVPRLRARPTLTVLRHLGEMNLLPPATVAELAQAYVFLRNLEHRLQYLDDQQTQSLPEGAGDRALVAESMGFADWPSFHEALSQCRATVTRHFEQVFAGPQPANTETPLGALWEGRLSHEQATACLAGLGYRDAQSICERLARFRSGPRYQSLSRTSQKALDALVPAVISSAARQPNPDATLEGLLNLLEAISRRAAYLALLNEYPQALERVAKVASSSRWACDYLTRHPIVLDELLDARELYSVPDWHQAAQQLRQLLDDAEGDTERQMDALRHFRHAMVFRLLAKDLEGLLPVEALADHLTALADLILTQVLRLVWAGLKGRHREQPRFAIIGYGKLGGKELGYASDLDLIFLYDDPDPAAPEVYAKLAQRINTWLTSYTPAGVLYDTDLRLRPDGASGLLVSSLEAFSTYQREKAWVWEHQALTRARFVTGDQAVGEAFERIRRQVLGQRRELAALRREITAMRQKMLDAHPNRSGLFDLKHDRGGIIDVEFVVQYLVLGYSHAHPELTANIGNLALLHLAAALSLIPEDLAEQVRQGYREFRRRQHHLRLNGAQYARVPLAEVAAAVAAVRKLWRTVFGED